In the genome of Triticum dicoccoides isolate Atlit2015 ecotype Zavitan unplaced genomic scaffold, WEW_v2.0 scaffold236056, whole genome shotgun sequence, the window ATACTCCACTCTTTGCACGCGAACACAAAGCTTCGGTGGAAGGCGAGAGACGAGAGTTTGTTAAGGAGACCGACAGCAGCGGCCAAGTCAAGGAGACTACACGAGACGAGGAATCGCAGATCCAGATCATGGAGGCCAACTGCCGGCCCGACCTTGCCGCCGGCGTTGACCCGCTCCCCAGAGCTACCGGATGTGATTGGCGAGCCGAGCTCCAGCCCAGAGGGCGCAGCAGGATCGTCCATATGATGTATGTATGTTGGAACTCACTCTAATTCATTCGATTTGATTTCATCTTATTTGCCCTTCCACCGCTTTTCGGGTTTCCTTTCCACATACAACCACAAAGAGGAATTTCCGTCAGTTTTTTCATCGATCCATCTGATATTTAGATTTGATCTAGCCATATCCATACAGATTCGTCGTCGATGGATCTAGCTCCCAGTTCCGTTAGATTCTTATTAGTATTAATAAAAAAAGCAACTTTTGGGGCGCCTGCTCTGCTTTGAATCCAACTTCATTAACTGAACAATTTAACACAAGTTTACTGGCAAAATTCTCATGGCTGGTAAACCATTCACGTTTACTACTGGTAGGAGATCTACCCTCGTTGGCTGCTCCTCTCTGCCTACTCGTTCCGCTTTTCATCTCAGATCCAATTTATTCCCATTTTGCATTATGCGTGTAGAATGGAAGCTACGAAGAATTTTCTGCGAGTATCTAAGCCAGAGGAACTGAACCAACTTCGAGAAATCGTTGCGGGATTTGAAAACTGGGCCTATACTGCCGCAACCAATCAGGTAATTTAACCGATATATCTTCGGAGCAGGGACAGAATACTAATTATTACGGGTTTTCTTTTTGTCAAACAGGGTTTATATATGGGCTAATGAAGTTTTTTTACATCATGTTCTAATACCTTTAGTAGTTTCCCACTTTTTTCGTTGTGAAACCTCGGGTGGCTTTTTTGCTCCCCAGCTGCCAAAGTTTTCTTTACCTACTCTTGTGAACATATCCTGATTTTTCTCATGCTTGGGAACAAACGGAGTATTGATTAATAAGTTTTAGCATTTTCACACTTATTATACATACAAATCTAAGTTAATAAGTTTTTCTTTTATGTTACATAAAATGCTGATCATGGTCTTGGTTATCATCTATCCCATATTGATTCTTGCTGCGTTGTACCTTAACTGTCTAAAGTTTGTTATTCTTCCGATGCATGTTTCTATGCCATGTGTCAGTGCATCCGAATTTGTTATAGATGAAATAAAACTATCTTCTGTTAATGAATAGTAGTAGTACTACCCCCATGGGATACGCAATGGTATACAACCATTTATCTCAGACCAAAAATCAAACAATCCCTCCTTCCCTCTGTCTGATCAGTCTTCATCTTAATTGCATCTACTCTAGTCTGGTAAAAAAAAAAATCAAACGAATTTTATTTCGTTGCGGTGTACGATATCACTACTCCCATTTTGAATTTCTGTTCGTCTAGCTTATTTGTGGCAAACCAAGGCGCAGCCTGCAACTCTTCATGATTTTGCCTAACTCACTTATGGTGAATACTTGTTTATTTGATAAAGTAGGGCCACACGGTCACTATTTTGATTTGGATTTTCCGTTATTTGAGGCAGTTTGCTTTTCTTCTTACATGACTTTCTTTGAATTCAAATGGTAAACACTGAAACACCTTCTCAACCGCGCTAAACTGCTAATCACACAAGAATTGTTGGTTGCAAGCCACTATTAGTAATTTGGTATAGAACTTTACATCATTTGTTGCCTGTTGATCGCTAGATCAATTCACCAGATAGCAGCAGCACACACACGTACGTGCAAAGCTAGCTAACAGTCACCTTGATTGATGAACAGTGTCCAGCACATGCACGTCTAGCCGCATGCTCCTCCTACGTCACCTTCGAGCTAGCGATCGATTCACTTCAGTATCGTCGGCGGAACTGATGCGTAAACTTGGCCAAAGCAAACAGGAAAAACGGATCGGTAGACTTTGTTGATGGCCAAAGGCTCGTGTCGAGCCTGTTGAATACTTCTtgcttttttttaattttctggttCTTACAGGGGCTGCGTACATGTATCTATAGCACGCTGGCTAGCTAGTTACATGACGGAGACGTAGGAAATCTAATCCTAGTAGGCCTATTAATCCTAATTGGACTTGGACACATTCACGTTTCGAGCAAGTTAAGTCGTGCTTAATTccaacatcattttcttttgtattaCTCAGTCTAATTATTTGCGGAAGATTTCTCTGAGAATGCTCTCTATGGAGATGAAGACACAACAGGCCCCTAGAAATTCTCGAGTGATTCCAGATCAAACCAACTCCGGGAAGGTACCATATACAGTAAACTGAGTGTTGCACAATTTATCTTATTCGCTTGGATGTCAATGTTTTTTTATTGCAGCAAGTGCTCAGATTATGTGCTTTACTTAATTAAATAACCCACCCTCTCCAGTTTAGTATAATGCATAAGAATTTTGCATCTAGCTTGTGTCATGTGTATGTAGTTATTGAACCCAGAGCGACACAGTAAGTAACTCAGTTCAACCTGTTGGTTCAATAAAATATTATTGCACTGTGTTTTCCCTAGATAGTCGGATGTTTGAGCTGGATGATACAATGTCTCATCAAAAAATCATGGAGTGGGATTCTGTTATAGCTGTTTTTTTATCCAACTTTCTCTACAGTAATTTTTTATAGCTCAAAGGGGATTTGTTGGCAGACTGACTGCGGCGGTCAAGTTAACCACACGATACCATCCCTTCCCTCGAGACCTAACAAAGCCACTTACAGGAATCGCCGATCTGGACCATGGACGGGCCCATCGGGTGGGACCCCACCATCGGCACGCCCCCAGCCAGAGGTGATTGGCGCGCGATGCTTCAACAAGAGGATCGCATCAGGATCGTCGATATGATGTATGTATGTTGGGTCTCTAATG includes:
- the LOC119345416 gene encoding mediator of RNA polymerase II transcription subunit 15a-like; the protein is MESASYTPLFAREHKASVEGERREFVKETDSSGQVKETTRDEESQIQIMEANCRPDLAAGVDPLPRATGCDWRAELQPRGRSRIVHMIMEATKNFLRVSKPEELNQLREIVAGFENWAYTAATNQSNYLRKISLRMLSMEMKTQQAPRNSRVIPDQTNSGKESPIWTMDGPIGWDPTIGTPPARGDWRAMLQQEDRIRIVDM